In Amyelois transitella isolate CPQ chromosome 26, ilAmyTran1.1, whole genome shotgun sequence, the following proteins share a genomic window:
- the LOC106131987 gene encoding uncharacterized protein LOC106131987, giving the protein MKTYFLITILIVAQTSATIDVQKLKENVAEKLQALEGKAATTLHQLIDNIDVEKVKKYDFLHIIPLVETSQRLIQKKIQSLPMIIQTGSDNLRFYYQKLHSLKGKDLILAFHAGIPWPALRRTDEFDD; this is encoded by the exons ATGAAGACCTACTTTTTG ATTACAATCCTAATCGTGGCGCAAACATCAGCCACGATAGACGTCCAAAAGCTGAAAGAGAATGTCGCAGAAAAATTGCAAGCTTTGGAAGGCAAAGCTGCAACGACACTGCACCAACTAATTGACAACATTGACGTTGAAAAGGTGAAGAAATACGACTTCCTTCACATCATACCGTTGGTGGAAACGAGCCAGCGTTTAATTCAGAAGAAAATTCAGAGTCTACCCATGATTATACAGACAGGAAGCGATAATTTGAGGTTTTACTACCAAAAGTTGCATAGTTTGAAAGGAAAGGACTTGATTTTAGCGTTTCATGCGGGGATACCTTGGCCCGCATTGAGGCGGACTGACGAATTCGACGACTGA
- the LOC106132006 gene encoding charged multivesicular body protein 4b, translating to MSFLGKIFGGKKEEKGPTTHEAIQKLRETEELLVKKQEFLERKIEVEIQTAKKHGTKNKRAAIAALKRKKRYEKQLTQIDGTLTQIEAQREALEGANTNAQVLNTMRDAANAMKLAHKDIDVDKVHDIMDDIAEQHDISKEITDAISNNVAFGNDIDEDELEKELEELEQEDLDKEMLGISVPTDTLPDVPAGELARDKPKPSKSKTEDDDDFKMLESWAT from the exons ATGAGTTTCCTCGGCAAAATATTCGGTGGGAAAAAGGAGGAGAAGGGGCCAACTACCCATGAAGCGATACAAAAGTTACGTGAAACCGAAGAATTATTGGTAAAAAAACAAGAGTTTTTGGAAAGAAAGATCGAGGTAGAGATACAAACTGCTAAGAAACATGGAACCAAAAACAAGAGAG CCGCGATCGCCGCCTTGAAACGTAAGAAGAGGTACGAGAAGCAGTTGACGCAGATCGACGGCACCCTCACTCAGATTGAGGCGCAGAGGGAGGCGCTGGAGGGCGCCAACACTAACGCCCAGGTGCTCAACACGATGAGGGACGCCGCCAACGCCATGAAGCTCGCCCACAAGGATAT CGACGTGGACAAAGTTCACGATATAATGGACGACATAGCTGAACAGCACGACATATCCAAGGAGATCACTGACGCCATCAGCAACAACGTGGCGTTCGGCAACGACATTGACGAGGATGAACTGGAGAAGGAGCTGGAGGAGCTGGAACAG GAGGACCTGGACAAGGAGATGCTGGGCATCAGCGTGCCCACGGACACGCTGCCCGACGTGCCCGCGGGGGAGCTCGCCCGGGACAAGCCCAAGCCCAGCAAGTCCAAGACGG aggATGACGACGACTTCAAAATGCTCGAGTCGTGGGCAACATAG